DNA from Lactobacillus johnsonii:
TTATCTAGTGTTCGTTATTTCCTTGCCGCAATTTTTCTCTGCTTGGAACCTGTGGGGAATCTTCTTTCCTGTTTTGACAAGTACTTCAGCTTTATTTAGTGGAATTATCATTTCTCTCTTCTTTCAGCCTTTTATCTTTAGGCTGCAAAAAAGGTTGAGTACTAAGCAAAATGTTTTGTTGTTAACTACAATTACAATTTTGATCTTTACCCTAAGTGCAGGTAATTCACTTTTAACTAGTTACAGTATTTTTGGTTTCTATTTGGTATTGCCTTTTGCTTGGGGAATGCTTATTTCAAAAATTACTGTATCTAAAAAGTTAATAGCTGGTTTAACAGTTGCGACAGTACTTTTGCTTCCAGCAGTTTATTATTTCACTATTCAATTAATACCGATTCAGACTCCACAAGCTGTTGTCTTCACCCAGATGAATATGTCATGGAATACGAGCTTGTTAATGAGTCCGTCATCACCATTAATGATCTTATTTGTAGTAACTGGTGGATTGCTTTTTAGAAAATGGTTGGTAGGGGTATCGCATAAAGTCTTCTCTATCTTAATTCCTGCAATTATCTTTGGGACAACTGCTTATGGAATGACTTTATGGAAAGAAAAGCTTCAATTATTACTTGCTCCTGTTAGCAAAAAAGTTACTCTTCTCTTAATTCTTTCCCTATTAGTCGCAAGTTTTATTATTAATTTTATTTTTAATAGATTTGTTCTTTCAAACAAACATGTTCAAAACTTCTTAGATAAATTTGCTGGCACAGACTTGGATGATCTTCTTAATTTATTAAACAGCGGCTTGAATTTCCTTAAGAAGCATAGGCCAATAATATGTCTCTTTGCATATTTTATGGTTGTAAGTATTATTGGTTTCTTTACATTTAAGAGTAATGTTAACGTTACCTTGACTTATATTTTTACCAGTAGACTTGGAACTGTTATTTTGTCTAGTATTTTTCTTCTAGCATGTTTTGAAGTCTTTTATGTAATTACCAAGCACTTCTGGGTAGCAGCAAGTATTCCAACTATTTTGGGCTTAGGAATTGCGATTGCTAATGGCATTAAAATGAGCTTGAGAGAAGAGCCCGTTTATCCAACAGAGATTGGAGAAATTGTTAATTGGAAGACTTTAATTCCAATGATGGGGACAAACAATTTAATCTATATTCTAATTGGATTAGCTGTCCTAATCGTTTTAATTGTCTTTTTAGAAAAGAAGTTTCCAATTAACCTTAAGCGTAAAAAATCAAGTTGGATAGAGTTGGTTATTAGCCTCTTAGTTTTAATTACACCATTATGGTTTAATGATGAAAATTCATCGATCTATTATATTTCAAAAGGTTTTGATAATAGTCCTAACTTTAGAAATCCACCTGATAGTACAGGAGCTAATGGTTCAATTCTGACTTTTCTAGACTTTATTAAAGTACCAATTATGGATAAGCCAACTAACTATTCAGAAAGTTCTGTAAAAAAGGTTGTTGAAAAATATCAAAATGAAGCTGTAAGTATTAATAAGACGAGAAAGAATAAGTTAAGTGATCAAACGCTTGTCTTTAATCTTAGCGAAAGTTTTGTAGATCCAAAAGAATTCCCAAGTGTTAAGATTTCTAATGATGTTCGTGATCCAATTAAATATATTCGGAAATTGATGACAACAACTACTTCTGGCCACATGCTTAGTGCTGGTTATGGTGGCGGAACTGGAAATATGGAATATGAATCCTTAACTGGATTTAACATGGGAGTATTTTCTACTGCAATTACGCCATACACGCAAGTTACATCTCGTTACAAGTTTTATCCAACAATTGGAATGGACTTTAAGTATAGTAGTGCCTTGCACCCATTTAATGGTACATTCTATGGCCGAATTGATAATTATCGTCGCTTTAAGTTTAATAAATTTGCCTACTTAGGCTCTAAGTATAAGATTTATGATAAAAAGACTATTGGAACTAATCCATATTTATCTGATGAGACAGCTTATCAAAATGGTTTGCGACAAATTAATAGTCAAAAAGATGGTCAGTTTATCAATTTAATTTCAATGCAAAACCATATTCCATATGGTGATTATTACTCTCCAAATGAATATAAAGAAAATGTTAGTGGGTCTTTAATTTCTGACGAAAATACTAAAAATAGTTTTGCTGCATATACTAAAGGTATTGAATATACAGATAAAGCTGTGAAAAAGTTCATTAAACAGATTGATAAAATCAATAAGCCAATTACCCTTGTATTTTATGGTGACCACTACCCAGCAATTATTGATCAGACACAATTAAGTAAATATCCGGTAAAATTACATGCAACGAACTACTTTATCTATTCAAATAAGTATGCCCGTGAGCATAGTGCTAAGAGTAAAATCAAACCAAATAAATATGTCTCAACAGCTTCCTTTATTCCAATGGCTTTAGAGCAAACTAATTCAAAAGTAACCGCTTATCAAGCGTTGCTTACTAAGAGTTATCAAGAATTACCTGCTATCACTATTAACTATTCTGGAGATGATGGCTTTGAATTAATCGATCAAAATGGTAAGCAAGTTTCTGAGAAGAAATTAACTAAGAAACAAAAAGAGTTATTAAAGGATTATCAATTAATTCAATATGATATGTCTGCAGGGAAAGGATACAGCTTAAAGATTAAGGGCTTTTATAAATAAGCAGTTGACTAAATAGCCATTCTCCCTTATGATCATAGGTAATAAAAGTAGCAACTTGATTCAGTGTTCAGAGAACTAGCGGTTGGTGTGAGCTAGGCAGGTTAAGTGAGCGAAGTACACAGTGGGGTAGTTTCCGTATCAACTATTTTAAGGCGCATTAGGCGTAAACGTGGGTGGTACCACGGCTAATAAAGTAATTTAGTCGTCCCTAGATTTCGAAAGAAGTCTAGGGACGTTTTTGTTAGGAGAAAGTTTATGGCAAAATTTGATATTTTAGAAGATTTAAAATGGCGTGGAGCTATTAATCAAGAAACTGATGAAGAAGGTTTGCGCAAGTACTTAGCAGAACATGATGATTTAGCGCTTTACTGCGGAACTGATCCAACCGGAGATTCTCTTCATATTGGGCACCTAATTCCTTTCATGATTATGAAGAGATTCCAAATGGCTGGTTACCACCCAGTAATTTTAATTGGTGGTGGTACTGGTTCAATCGGTGATCCATCAGGTAGAAAGACTGAGCGTGTTCTTCAAACTGCTGAACAAGTTAAACATAATGAAGAAAAATTAACTGCTCAAATGAAGAAACTATTCGGTACAGAAAACTTTGAAATTAAGAATAATGCGGAATGGTTAGGTAAGTTAAATTTAATCGATTTCTTACGTGATTATGGTAAGTTCTTCCAAGTTAATAACATGATTAATAAGGATGTTGTTGCTAGTCGTTTAGAAAATGGTATTTCATTTACTGAATTTACATACCAAATTTTGCAAGCAATTGACTTCTACCATTTGAATAAAGATAATGGCGTACAACTCCAAATTGGTGGTAGTGATCAATGGGGTAATATTACTGCAGGTATTGACTTGATTCACAAACTTGAAGGTGCAGATCGGCCAGCATTTGGTTTAACTATTCCATTAATGCTTAAGGCTGATGGTACTAAGTTTGGTAAGTCTGCTGGTGGAGCTGTGTGGCTTGATCCAGAAAAGACTAGTCCTTACGAATTCTACCAATTCTGGATCAATCAAGATGACCGGGATGTTATTAAGTATCTCAAGTACTTTACTTTCTTATCTCGTGAAGAAATTGAAGATTTAGCTGAAAAGACTGAAAAAGAACCTTGGAAACGTGCTGCTCAAAAGAAATTAGCTGAAGAAGTTACTAAGTTTGTCCATGGTGAAGAAGGCTTGAAAGAAGCTCAAATGATTACCGAAGCATTATTCTCAGGTAATGTTAAGAGTTTATCAGTTCCTCAAATTGAACAAGCTTTAAAGAATGCTCCAAGCGCTGAAGCAACTCATGAAACTAAGAATATCGTAGAATTTTTGGTTGAAACTAAGATTGAACCATCTAAGCGTCAAGCACGTGAAGACATTAAAAATGGTGCGATTTACGTAAATGGCGAACGTCAAGATAATATTGACTTTATCATCGAACCAGATAGTGATTTTGATGGAAAATATGTAATTATCCGTAAGGGTAAGAGAAAGTATACTTTAGTTAAAATTAAGTAATAAATAAAAATTAAGGACTAGGAATGTAAAAACGTTCCTGGTCCTTTTTGTTATAATTAAATTGATATCTGCCGTTTTAGCTCAGGAGGTAGAGCACCGCCGTGGTAAGGAGGAGGTCCCCAGTTCAAATCTGGGAAACGGCTTAGTGAATAATTTAGTAACAAAAAAATTCTAGGGATGGTCAAAAAGGTCATCCCTTTTTATAATTGTTATAAATAGTATAAATAATTTATGAAAGAAGAATTAATATGGCTCATGAACTTACGCTAGATGAAATTTCAAAATTTCAACAAGATTATCAACAAAATAAGCAAAATAAAATTGCTGAGTTAGATGTTGTGAATAACGGTGTGCAAAAAGCAAGTTTCAACGGTGAAGGTATCCGTGATTTAAATCGAACTTTCTCAATTGAAATTCCAACTGATAATGTGACAGATCAAAAGCAATCAGGTCGTTGTTGGTTGTTTGCGGCTTTGAATGTTTTACGTCATAAGTTTGCCAAGCAATATCATGCAAAGAACTTTACTTTTTCACAAAGCTACCTTTTCTTCTGGGATCGAATTGAAAGAGCGAATATTTTCTTTAATCATATTCTAGAAACTGCGAATAAACCTGTGGATGATCGTACTGTGCATTTTTACTTACAAGCACCTGATACTGATGGTGGACAATGGCACATGGCTATTTCATTAATTAGAAAATATGGCTTGGTACCAACTTATGCACAAGACGAAAGTTTTATAGCTAATAATACAGCTGCCTTTAATCAAGCATTGAATATGAAATTGCGTGAAGATGGACTAGTTTTGCGTAAACTTGCTCAAGCTGGTAAAACTAATGAAATTGAACAAAAACGTCAGGAATATTTAAGTGAAATTTACCGCATGGCTGTAATTGCTTTTGGACAACCTGTGCAAAAGTTTGATCTAGAATTTAAAGATGATGATGGAAATTACAAGTTAGACCAAAATATTACTCCATTAGACTTTTTCCACAATTATTTTGAAGATGACTTAGATGATTATGTAGTACTATTTAACGCTCCAGATCATGAGTATGATAAGCTTTACGCTTTTCCATTTGAAGATAATGTTGAAGGCGGTAGCCCAGTTAGATTTTTGAATACAAAGATTGAAAATCTTAAGGAAGCCGCAATTAAGCAGCTAAAAGATGGAGAAACAATCTGGTTTGGCTGTGATGTTGGTAAGCAAAGTGATCGCCAAAAGGGAATTTTAGCTGCTGATTTATATGAAACTGATACGATTTTTGGTATTGAGACTAAGTTAAATAAAAAAGAACGTCTTCAGACTGGTGCTAGTGGTTCAACTCATGCAATGACCTTTGTAGGAGTAGATGTAGTGAATGGTAAACCTCGTCAGTGGAAAGTAGAAAACTCATGGGGAACAAAAGTTGGCGATAAAGGCTATTTTGTCATGGATGATAAATGGTTTGACGAATATTTGTTTAAAGTTGTAGTTAAGAAGCAATATTTACCAGAGAAACTAGTGAAAATTGCTGAAGGCGAAGCAACTCCTGTTCCTTGCTGGGATTCAATGGCTTAGTCTAGGAAATTGATAATGAACATTGAATTAGTTAAGCAATTTACTAAAGATCACCTAAAAGGTGAAAAAACAGGACACGATTATTACCATGGTCAGCGTGTAGCAAATTTAGCTACAAAAATGTATTTAAGCGATTATCCTGATGCACATGAAGATAGTAGAATCGTTGCTATTATTCAGACAGGAAGTTATTTACATGATACGATTGATGAAAAGATTTGTGAGGATCCCGAAAAAGTTATAAAGGAAATCAAAGAATTATTGCCTAAGGTTGGTTTTACGAATCTAGAAGTAGAAGATATTTTATTTACTATTCAACACATGTCTTTTTCTGCTAATATTGAACGTCATTATCAACTGCCTTTGAGTGGACAATATGTGCAAGATGCTGATCGGATTGAAAGTTTAGGGGCAATCGGAATTGCTAGAGCATTTACTTATGGCGGAAAACACGGAAATAAGATTTATGACCCCAAAATTAAGCCTGAAAAACTAGTTAGTCATGATCAATATCGCAATCATGTAGAAACCACAATTAACCATTTTTATGAGAAATTATTTGATTTAGAAAGTCTAATGAATACTCCAGCTGCTAAAAAGGAAGCACATCGGAGAACTGAATATATGCATGAGTTTGTCCAAGAATTTATGAATGAATGGAATGTATAGCTGAAGAAAAAAGAGATTTGTATCAACAATAGGTACAAATCTCTTTTTGGTATATATTTTAGTTTGGCTCTATACTTTTTCCTGTTGATGGATATCTATGATATTCTATCGACAGGATTTTTATTGCACAAAGAAAGAGGCCATAAGCCTCACTGCATTAAATCTTCTGATTCCACTCTAAAGAATAAAGGTGATTGCTTATGTCCTCTAACAATGATTGTATTAAATTTCATCTCAATATTGAAGATCCTAATATTATTTTTTCTGATTATTTTAAAAAATATATTAACGGCAAATATCATAATCTCTATGTAGCTGAACTTATTCAGTCCCATTGTCCTTACTGTCTTTCCTCTAATCTTAAGCATAACGGTCATTACGTTTCTAACGTTCGTTTCATTACTGCTGATGCTAGTAAGCCCGTTACTATCAGATTAAGAAAACAACGTGTTCTCTGCAATGACTGTTTAAAAAGATCTATGGCTCAATCTAATCTGGTTAATAAAGGCTCCTATATCTCTAACACTTCTAAGCGAAAAATACTTTCTGCTCTTACTGAAGATCGTTCAATGACCAGCATTGCTAGAGAACATAATGTATCTGTCAACACGGTTCAAAGAGTATTAGAAGCCTGCTCTTCTAAGTTCTATGATAACTTTGATCATCTCCCTGAACACTTAGCTTTTGATGAATTCAAAGGTGTAGGCAAAAAGCTTCACTTTATTTGTCTAGATGGTGATACTCACAAAGTTGTTCAAATTCTTAGAACTCGTTTCAAACCTGATATTCTACGCTATTTTTACAAGTTCACTCCTAAAGCTCGTGCAATGGTTAAAACAGTAACTATGGATCTTAATTGTTATTATCCTTTAGTTGCTAGAGAATTATTTCCAAATGCTCAGATAGTTATTGACCGTTTTCATATGGTTCAAATGCTTACTAGATCGTTTAATATTTTCCGAGTTCAAATCATGAAGCAATTTAAAAAGCAAAGCCATGAATATAAGCTTTTAAAGTCTCCTTGGAAGCTTTATCTCATGAAATATGACAAACTTAATAAGACTACTCCTTATTACGACTGGCATTTAAGGACTGTCTAACACAGGAGCATGTTGTCTTAGATGGTTTAGATTGTGACCAAACCTTAGAAAATACTTATTGGGTTATGCAGGACTTTATGACTTGCTATTCAGGATAACGATGAAAAGAAAGTTATCCATCTACTTCATTCAAAACAAAGTGTTGGTAAACAAATGCATCAAACTCTATTAACTTTTAAACGTAATTATTCTGGTGTCCTAAACGGTATTACCTCAACTTATTCTAATGGTTGTCTTGAAGGAGTTAACCGTAAGATTAAACAAATTGAACGTACTGCTTATGGCTATAGAAATTTCAAACATTTATTAATTAGACTCGAAGAAAATATTATAAAAGAAAAAGAGCCAAACAACTATTTTCTAGTTGCTTAGCTCTCTTTACAAACTATTCATCAACAGGATTTGACAAACAGCCTTTAGTTTTTACTAAGCTAGTGAATCCCAAGCAGGAAGTGGAGTAGGCTTGCTTTTTGCGAGTTTCTTTTGGTCGTCGGTTAAGAATTCTTTTCTAACAACTACTTCATAAACAAATGCATCAAACCACTTATCACTCATTGTGAAGTAACCTTTACGGCCAGATTTTTCACTCCATGAGTTTTCAACTTTCCACTTGCGAATTTCACCCTTATCTAAGTCAACACCGACTAAAGTCATAGCGTGGCTAACTTCGCCTTCACCAGTAGCCAATCTTTCTGCCTTAGTCATATAAGTATCAACATCAAATAATTCATCGGTCTTGTATAATTCAGTATCTAGGTAACCAGTCTTGCGGTCCATTTCCTTTAAGACATCGTTACCAAACCAAACGCTTTCGCCGTCTTTCAATTGGTTAATAGAAGCTTCCTTTAAGTATTCGATTGGGACATTTAGAAAGGTAATCGGAATACCACCATTAACGTTGTCTTCAAATGGAAGAGAGTAAAGCTTACCATATTCATGATCTGGTGCATTGGTTAAACAAACATAATCTTCAAAGTTAACATCCCAGTATTTATTAAAGAATTCAACTGGAGTTAAGTCCTTATCTAAGTGAAGCTTTTTATCATCGTCTCGATATTCTAAGTCAAAAGTCTTAGGTGGTTCACCAACAGCAATTGCAGTCATGCGGTAAATTTCGCTTAAGAATTCTTTACGCTTCTTTTCAACTTCATCAGTTTTACCTTCTTGAACTAATTTACGTAAAACTAGGGCATCTTTTCTTTCCTTACGAGCTAAAGCATCAGCTAAGCCAGCAGTGTGGTTAGTATTAAAACTCTCAGGCATTGCATTAGTTGGTACAACACCGTATTTTTTAACTAATGAAGCAGCCATTGCCCATTGACCACCATCTGAGCCAGCAAAGTTCATGTAGGCTTTAACAGTACGATCCTCTAAAGGCTTATCAGCAGAATCAATAATTGCATCATAGAAAATATTAGCACGTTCAATCTTATCCCAGAAGAAGTTATATGCTTGAGATAAGGTGAAGTTTTTAGCCTTATATTTTTTACCAAAATCATGACGTAAAGTATTTAAAGTCGCAAATAACCAGCAACGACCTGACTGCATTTGGTTAGTAACGTTATCAGTTTCTACTTCGACAGAGAATACATCGTTTAGACGGTTAGTAACTGCTGGATTAAATGAAGCCTCTAACACACCAGATCGCATTGCTGCGCGAGAAACTACTTGATTACGTGAATTATCAAAGTCACTACGGAATTGATCGATTTCTTGTAGGGTTAATTCGTGAGCCATAAATGACACTCCTTTAATTTTTTTATCATGTTTTTCATTATATTTACTATACAGCAAATCACAACTTAATACACTAATTTTGTGAATGAAAGTAGCTTTCATGAGTATTTAAGGTGTGATTCTGAAGTATAATATTGATAACAATATCGGAGGGAAGAACTATGAAAAAGAATATTTTTGTATCAGGAATTACCCTAATGACAATGCTTTTAGCTGTAGGTTGCAGTAATAATGCAAGCCAATCTAACAATAATAATGAAGCTAAAAGTACTAACACAAGCCATAAAAAGAGCCACAAAGCTAAAAAACATACAACTAAGAAAGATAAGACTGATATAGATACTGATAATTCAGAAACTACCAGTTCAGATAAAAAAACTGATAAGAGTAGTGAAAATTCCAAGAGTAGTACTAGTAAGAAGATCAGCCAAAATGGCTCAGCAAGCTCTAATACTTCTTCTAATTCAAATGAATCAGAAAACCAAAATAATTCAAATGGTTCATCAAATTCTTCAGCATCTAATACTCAAAATAATAGCGGTCAAAGTGCTGCGTCAGCTAATAACTCTTCAGATGCTATGTTTAACAAGATGGTTTCTAATACTATTAAAGAAAACGGCTATTCAGGTAGTTATGGACCAGATAATTTTACGTTAATTGATGGTGGTAATGGGCAATATTCTTTAGCTGAGAAGTCAACTGGAACAATTGTCGGTCATTATTCCGTAAAGAATGGTGATCTTTACAAGCAAGATGTGATTACTGGAAATGATGTTAAGGTTAAATAATGGTTTATTATCAGAAAATGACGCCTGAAGGCTATCAGGAAATTAAAGACGAGATAGCCCGCTTAAAAAAAGATCGGCCACGAAGAATTAAAATCTTACAAGAAGCTCGTAGTATGGGAGACTTATCAGAAAACTCTGAATATACTACAGCTAAGATGGAATTAGGGCATTTACAAAGTCGCTTGCGCTATTTAGATAAGCAATTAAGATATTCAGAAATTATTCAAAAAGATGAAAGTGGAACTATTGATTTAGGATCAAATGTTACTTTACTTTTTGATGGTGACGATGAAGCTGAAAAGTATCGGATTGTTGGTAGAATGGAAGCAGATTTAGCTAAGGGGAAAATTTCCTTTGATTCGCCTTTAGGACAAGCCTTAATGAAGAAAAAAGCTGGTGTAACAGTAACTATTGAAGCGCCAGCTGGAAACTACGATGTTAAAATTATCGCGGTAGATTAAAAGACATCTCGCTTATGCGGGATGCCTTTTTCTTCTCTAAATAATTTATTCAATATTAATTGTATTTTCCTTATCTTCTTCAGTTAACTTTGGTAAGGTAATGGTTAAAACGCCATTAACGTCTTTTGCGGAAATGTCTTTAGAGTCAACATCAGGAATACGATAACTTCTTTGAATGTGACCAACGCTTCTTTCACGGTGAAGAACGTTGCCATTGTTATTGTCTAAGTTATCGAATGAATCCCGACTACCTGAAACGTTTAGAACGCCATCTTTATATGAAACTTTGATGTCTTTCTTATCCATTCCTGGCATGTCAACCTTAACAATATAGTCCTTATCAGTTTCTGCTACATCAGATTGCATAATGTTCTTGATGGAACTGTCGTCAAAAAAGTCTTTTGGAAAACTAAACCAATCACTCAATTGATCCATCATATTATCGTTGTTACGATTTTTCATCATTTCGTTTGCCATAATAAAACTTCCTTCCATTATGCTCTCTACAATCTCTATTGTAGTAGGTCCATAGGGAAAGTAAAACATTTAGCACTCTAAGTAAGACAGTGCTAATAAAATGAAAAATAGGATTTAGAAACTGCTCTAAATCCTATTTTAAATAGTTAATCTAAATCTTTACCGTTAGATTCAATAACTTTCTTATACCAGTTAAATGAATCCTTCTTTGAGCGTTCTAGCGTTCCTTCTCCTTTATCGTTCTTGTCAACATAGATAAAGCCATAACGCTTATCCATTTGACCAGTTCCGGCTGAGACTAAGTCGATACATCCCCAAGGAAGGTAACCCATCAAGTCAACGCCGTCTAAAACAACAGCTTTTTCCATTTGTTCAATGTGCTTTCTCAAGTAATCGATTCGATATGGATCGTGAACTGAACCGTCAGCTTCGCGCTTATCGTAAGCACCGAGACCATTTTCAACGATAAATAGTGGCTTGTGGTAACGGTCAGTTAGGTGGTTAAGAGAGATTCTCAAACCTTCTGGATCAATTTCCCAACCCCAGTCACTACGCTCTAAAGTAGGGTTTTCTACGATCGCTTCTTGTAAGTCAGTTAATTCATCTGGTTTAACTTTCTTACTTGAAACAGTAGTGGATTGATAGTATGAGAAGCCAACGTAGTCTACTGTACCTTCTTTTAAGGCAATTTTATCTTCTTCAGTGATATCTGGACGGTAGCCATTTCTTTCAATGTAATCTTCAACAGCATTTGGATATTCACCGTTAACGTGTACATCGGAGAAGAAGTCACGTCTTTGTTCAAACTTATCAGCAAGTAAAACATCATCTGATGATGGAGTTAAAGGACGAACAGGTGAGTAGTTAATCATACAACCAATTTGGAAGTCTGGATTAATCTTATGGCCTTCTTTAACTGCTAAAGCAGAAGCAACTAATTCATAGTGGGCAGCTTGATACATAGCCGCTTCTTTTTCTTTATCGCCCATTCCATTCTTAAACAAGATACCAGAGTTAGTGGCCATTAAGAAGTCATTGTTAAAACTAGATTGATTATCAATTTCGTTGAAAGTCATCCAGTATTTAACTTTATTCTTGTAACGCTTAAAGCAAACACGGGCAAAGCGAACAAAGTAATCGATTAATTTACGGTTAGTAAAACCACCATATTCTTTGACTAAGTGATAAGGAATTTCAAAGTGAGAAAGGGTAATTACAGGTTCAATTCCATACTTATGACATTCATCAAATAAGTCATCGTAGAACTTAAGACCTGCTGCATTAGGTTCTTCTTCATCGCCTTTAGGAAAAATTCTAGTCCAAGCTATTGAAGTACGAAACGCCTTAAAGCCCATTTCAGCCATTAATTTAATATCACCTTTATAGTGGTGGTAAAAATCAATGGCATCATGATTAGGATAGTTTTTACCAGAAATAATACCATCAGTAATTTCACGTGGCCTAGTTGCTGATCCTACTGTCATAACATCAGCTACAGACATTCCCTTTCCATCTTCATCCCATGCACCTTCAAGTTGGTGAGCGGCAACAGCGCCGCCCCATAAAAAGCCCTTAGGCATAGTGTATCCAGTCATATTCAATACGTCCTTTCTAAAGTAAGCGTTTTCGAAACTCATTCTACAAATTAAAAACTAAATTGTAAAGATTAAAAGTATAGAATTTATTTTTTATAATAAAACAGTGATAATTATTGCAAACGATTTCATTATGAGGTATTATACAGATGTTATCTGAATTGTTCAGGAACAATATTAGGAGGGCAGATACAATAATGACTAAAAGGGATCAGAGTTTAGAACAAAAGAAACATGATATGAGTGTGAGATCTATAAATTTTAGCCGCTATTTAATGATTCGTTATTTTTCTGCGGCGTTCTTATTCACTAATCTATTTTGGTTAGTTTTTGCAATTTGCTACAAGGATATTGTTGCTTCGATAATTTCGGGATTATTGTTTGTTTTATTATTAGTAGCTTCAGTAGAGCAGGTAAGCAAATGGAATGTTAGAAATACTGACTTGAAGTTTACGAAACTGTATTATCAGCTGCAGCTAGGTGCAAATGTAATCTTTGCTATAGGTTGCTATTTACCATTTGGAAAGATTCTATTTCCTTTTATGACTACAAATGATGTCGCAAATGTAATTTTTACGATTCTAGTTGTTGGAATTTTAGGTTCTATTTTGATTTTAAGAAGAATTAGCAATATTCAAAATGGCTGCGACAAATATGCACGAGCAATTAAGACATTTGAAAGTAATAGACAGTAGGACAAATTGAGGGGGATGTACTATGTCTGACACTGCACAACCATC
Protein-coding regions in this window:
- the greA gene encoding transcription elongation factor GreA, producing the protein MVYYQKMTPEGYQEIKDEIARLKKDRPRRIKILQEARSMGDLSENSEYTTAKMELGHLQSRLRYLDKQLRYSEIIQKDESGTIDLGSNVTLLFDGDDEAEKYRIVGRMEADLAKGKISFDSPLGQALMKKKAGVTVTIEAPAGNYDVKIIAVD
- a CDS encoding Hsp20/alpha crystallin family protein yields the protein MANEMMKNRNNDNMMDQLSDWFSFPKDFFDDSSIKNIMQSDVAETDKDYIVKVDMPGMDKKDIKVSYKDGVLNVSGSRDSFDNLDNNNGNVLHRERSVGHIQRSYRIPDVDSKDISAKDVNGVLTITLPKLTEEDKENTINIE
- a CDS encoding 6-phospho-beta-glucosidase, whose product is MTGYTMPKGFLWGGAVAAHQLEGAWDEDGKGMSVADVMTVGSATRPREITDGIISGKNYPNHDAIDFYHHYKGDIKLMAEMGFKAFRTSIAWTRIFPKGDEEEPNAAGLKFYDDLFDECHKYGIEPVITLSHFEIPYHLVKEYGGFTNRKLIDYFVRFARVCFKRYKNKVKYWMTFNEIDNQSSFNNDFLMATNSGILFKNGMGDKEKEAAMYQAAHYELVASALAVKEGHKINPDFQIGCMINYSPVRPLTPSSDDVLLADKFEQRRDFFSDVHVNGEYPNAVEDYIERNGYRPDITEEDKIALKEGTVDYVGFSYYQSTTVSSKKVKPDELTDLQEAIVENPTLERSDWGWEIDPEGLRISLNHLTDRYHKPLFIVENGLGAYDKREADGSVHDPYRIDYLRKHIEQMEKAVVLDGVDLMGYLPWGCIDLVSAGTGQMDKRYGFIYVDKNDKGEGTLERSKKDSFNWYKKVIESNGKDLD
- a CDS encoding PTS cellobiose transporter subunit IIA: MTKRDQSLEQKKHDMSVRSINFSRYLMIRYFSAAFLFTNLFWLVFAICYKDIVASIISGLLFVLLLVASVEQVSKWNVRNTDLKFTKLYYQLQLGANVIFAIGCYLPFGKILFPFMTTNDVANVIFTILVVGILGSILILRRISNIQNGCDKYARAIKTFESNRQ